The following proteins come from a genomic window of Triticum aestivum cultivar Chinese Spring chromosome 6A, IWGSC CS RefSeq v2.1, whole genome shotgun sequence:
- the LOC123131139 gene encoding pathogenesis-related protein PRMS-like: MAMEYTTRRWLGALAAIVLLSCAPAPAEAAGRKLLQIQISLAQQFVVPQNHMRAIQEQRPLKWSSGLADQAERWAARFKGNCAAASAAMPGGVNVFRGFGEAGKAWQPSDAVAAWAEQSNYFDLASGACAAGKLCAQFKQVMSKGNTDVGCASVKCADGTTLMTCHYSPLGNVFGERPF; this comes from the coding sequence ATGGCAATGGAGTACACCACAAGGCGCTGGCTGGGCGCGCTCGCCGCCATCGTCCTGCTCTCGTGCGCCCCGGCCCCGGCGGAGGCGGCCGGACGGAAGCTGCTGCAGATCCAGATCAGCCTGGCGCAGCAGTTCGTGGTGCCGCAGAACCACATGCGCGCGATCCAGGAGCAGCGCCCGCTCAAGTGGAGCAGCGGGCTGGCGGACCAGGCGGAGCGCTGGGCGGCGCGGTTCAAGGGCAACTGCGCGGCCGCGTCGGCGGCGATGCCCGGCGGCGTCAACGTGTTCCGCGGCTTCGGCGAGGCCGGGAAGGCGTGGCAGCCCAGCGACGCGGTGGCCGCGTGGGCGGAGCAGTCCAACTACTTCGACTTGGCGTCCGGCGCCTGCGCCGCCGGGAAGCTGTGCGCGCAGTTCAAGCAGGTGATGTCCAAGGGCAACACGGACGTCGGGTGCGCCTCCGTGAAGTGCGCCGACGGCACCACGCTCATGACCTGCCACTACTCGCCGCTGGGCAACGTCTTTGGCGAGAGGCCCTTCTGA